GCGGCACTTGATAGAAAAACAATGAAAATTAGgcatacaaaagaaaaaaaaaatgcttaagCTGAGATTTATAAAATGACATTAGCAAGTCATATAATGTTTGGCAAGAAAAGAACTGGAGAATCTTCTAAAAGAAAACAGTAAATACCGAGACATCATTAGTTAGGCTGATAATTCAAGAGGCACATTGGAGAGGACTGAGGACCAGCCTAGTGATAATTCAAGAGGAAcattagggtgtgtttggtatgatttttcaattttttcgtGTTTGTGgttaaaatatttagaaaaatattttttctagaaaaataagtttcttaaaatgagataaatgacttttcaaatggaagttggaaaataagtTTCATAAATGACATTTCAACCTCATTGTCTTTCCCCCAACGCTCCAATTTCCACCTCTTGACCATCCCATCTCCCAGCCACTCCCGAACCACAACTCCCTAGTACCCCATCCCACTTgcataatatttttcttaattatatgaaaatgtattgagattgaggattagggtagaaggttagtaggtaagATAGTGTTGTCGTATTTTTAGTTGTATGATTCATCTAGTCGCATAGTTTCTTTTTTTAGCTAATGTGTATTGACATCTGTTACTacatttgttattttgttgtctcttttttttcctaCATTCCTGCAtcggttatattttttttagcccaGAGTCTATCGAAAACAACCTCTCTGCCCAGCAAAGGTAAAGGTAAAATCTGCGTACATCTTACTCTCTCCAAAGCACACTTATTGCATTACACtgagtatgttattgttgttatataAAAATACCGTTGGaacaatatttatttacttatttagtaaaataagtaacatttttccttcataccaaacacacctttAATCCTTATTActaaaatattcctttttatCTCGCGGAGTAGATCATGTATAGGAGATAAGGCTACACAATTACATTTCTACcctaacatataaaaaaaggaCTACAAGGGTAAACTCGGCTTTACTCAAATCTCTCAGATGCTCAGTCGATTCACAGTGACTCCATCTCTGCCACGTGGTTCTCACCGGCATTCGTGTTCAACTTCTCCGGCAACTTCTTCAAGCCAAGGTCTTTTCcgtctttttctatttttcttagtGTATGGTTATTTGAAGCTTAATTTGTTATGGGATAATTGGACTTTTGGTCcctttgtaatattttgctaagcTTATTTAACCTTCATATTAACTAAAATATGTGTTTTTGATTCCTCATATGAGAAATATGTGATATTTCTCTTATTTCTAGAACTGTATATCACCCGCAAATATGGAGTAACTTAACAAATTTTAACACAATACatcgataaaaaaaaaaaaaaagaattagaacTTAATAatttgttgaatttgtgaagATCCATAGTTTGAGGGATCAAAAGTGCACATatcaattaattgaaggttaaatgtgcttAACAAGAAATCACAAGGGCCAAAACTAGAATTTATCGATATTTGAGGGGCTAACATTGCTAATATACCATTTGTTATTGTAGCCGATTTATGGGATCAGATATATATTTTCTGTATCTGTTCTGCTCTATTGGGGCTCATTTTATGTGCTGTGTTGattatttgggaaaatttacTTTTCTGATATCTGATTTATTTTACTGTGGTTTTTTGGAATTTGAGATATTGGTGTATTTACTTTAGAGACTTGAAATTTTCTACTGCGCGTCTGTGCCAATTAGAGCTGTCAATATGGGCTTGGCCCGGGAGGCCGGCCCAACCCAACCCTTTATTTTAGTTGGGTTGAAATTTAAGATTTCTTTGGGCTATAGAAGTGAGGCTCAAAAGCCCGGCCCTCTCTTAACCGCCCGCGGCCTCCAAGCGGTCGTTGGCCGGCTAGCCCTTGAGAgttaataataaattaatttttttttaaaatataagtaaattaaacaaaaagataaaaggtaatgagaaaaaagaatgtaCTTACTACTAAGTAGTAATTAGAAACTGGAGTAATACTTTTTagtcttagaatttatattatatttaatttctttggAACGTGATCAGAATTAgtgattgaaaaaaataatttatatttgttctcttgaattttttcttctatgataTGGATTTGTGCAAGAATGAGTGGTAGAAGATTCCATTTCATATTGCAAAAGtttcttctatttcatattgcaaaagttccatgttcaaattgtaccaaaaatcacttagaaaatattatttcGGAAGATGAAAAAACTTAAAGGGCTGGCCCGTCCTAGTCCACTTAGGGCTGGGTTGGGCTGCCATTTTGCAGGCCCTTCAACTAAAAGGGCCAGCCCGTCCTAgcccatttaattctttggccctTTAGGGCTGGGTTGGGCCGGGCCAGTCCATTTTGACACCTCTAGCGCCAATGGGCAAAATTCGCGGCATTCATTTGTTATTTTACTTTAAGAACTACTAATTTACTCGAAATAATAGAAGCGATTAATTTCGGTAGTTCTTCTCCTCTTAGACGGGATAGACCTGATCATCGGTTGCAATGCGAGTATTGTCAACAATACCTTAAATTGAGTATTTATAGCGAATTAATTGCGCCTTTAAAAGCACTCTAAATTATGCTTTTCCTTACCATTAGTGTTTTAGTATCCACGTGTTTTTATTCTTAGTTTTCTATTACTACCTGTTGTCTCTTCTGCTTCTGTTTTCTTACTATCATGCTATTGTTACTGCGTGTGTTttcatatatgttgtgtttgtgctttacttgagccgagggtctatcggaaacagcctctctacctgcACAAGGTatgggtaaggtctgcgtacactctaccctccctagacctCACTTATGGGATtgcactgggtatgttgttgttgcttctAGGAATGCCTATCGGTCTGTTCGGTCCGGTGTTGTGTATTACCGGTTCGGTTTGTAAACATGCTAAATTgataaccaaaccaataataAATTAGTTTTCGGTTTAACCAATGAGGAAATGctctaatttttttgttttctctttattttcatttgtttatatatacaCTGCGTTCATGCATAAAGTCTACACAAATTACAAGCAGAAGCAAATTCAAAGACGTTATTGCTAAAacaaacttgttttttttttttggttgagaGAGGCAGCGTGCAGAGAGTCGAGAGCCCTAGTTTGAGAGAACCAAAGAGTGATCCTAGAACGAAAGTAAGAATTTAGGAAATTCAGTTTGTAATTAAAATTTAGGAAATCGAGTTTGTATTTAAAATCTAAAGCCGCTAATATaattagggataaaaagttactATTAATATAATCTTATTGGGTTATCGGTTTAACCATTAACTAAAATTTCAAAACCGGAAACCGAACCAATAgtccaattaaaaaaaattacaaaaccgTTTAAAGCCCGTTAACCCAATAACCCGATACCGATAAACCGATTTTTGGACACCCCTAGTTGCTTCTCCTAAAAAGCTAATTTGTTTTGTCTCCCTAACAAGTCCCGCAGGGTATAATCTATGTTACACAGACTCGGTTATGGTTAAGTCTATTGATACTACAATATGTGTAGTTTTTTCTTTATGACTATTTTCATTGTATTCTGAAAAATCCTCATGAAGTACCTTTAAATATGGATATATCAAGGCAAATGAAGGATCTATGTACCTATAGTTGATATTCACAGAATTTGATAAATTGAAGCCTGCTGTCCTGTAACAATGCTTGTGTTGGTGAGAAGTGTTAATAGAAGTCCTTTTACGACTCTTTTATTTTGTCCAGATTTGTGTTTTGCCTTCTGATCCTATCTTTTCTCtgcttctttccttttctctctgTAACATTGGATGTTTTATACAGCTCGCAGTGATTGTGCATTATTGACCGCATATAGCATGTGAAGATGGTGTTATCATCAGTAATCCGACTTTTCTAGAATTGGGAAATGCCCGAGATAACAAACATAGCAAAAGAAATATCTGAAAATGGGACAGATTCATCTCAGGATGATATTGGCACTGTCGAGGAGATTCCTGAGGACACAATCTTATCACGACAAACGTCTGTGAACCTTGTCCCTTTCATTGGCCAGAGATTTGTATCACAGGATGCTGCATATGAATTTTACTGTAGCTTTGCAAAACAATGTGGCTTCTCAATCAGACGTCATCGTACACGGGGGAAGGATGGAGTTGGTAGGGGAATTACAAGAAGAGATTTTACATGCCATCGTGGTGGCTATCCACAGCTAAAGCCTTCAGAAGATGGCAAGCTGCAAAGGAATCGTAAATCATCACGTTGTGGATGCCAGGCATTCATGAGAATTGTTAAAAGAGCAGATGTTAATGTCCCCGAATGGCGGATTACAGGTTTCAGCAATGTTCATAACCATGAACTTTTAAAGTCAACTGAGTTGCAGCTTATTCCTGCCTACTGCACCATGTCTCCTGATGACAAGAGTCGCATTTGCATGTTTGCGAAAGCTGGGATGTCAGTTCGGCAAATGCTGAGGTTGATGGAGCTAGAGAAGGGAGTTAAGTTGGGTTGTTTACCCTTCACAGAGGTTGATGTCAGAAACTTGCTACAATCTTTTAGGAATGTGGACCAGGATAATGACCCTATTGACCTTCTCAAAATGTGCAAGGAGATGAAAGACAAAGACCCTAACTTCAAATATGACTACAAGATAGATTGTAATAACAGGTTGGAGCATATTGCTTGGTCTTATGCTTCATCGATGAGGTTGTTTGAGGCGTTTGGTGATGCCATAGTATTTGACACTACTCACCGCTTAGATGCCTATGATATGCTTCTTGGGATATGGATCGGAGTGGATAACCATGGAAGTCATTGTTTCTTTGGTTGTGTACTCCTTCGAGATGAAAATTTGCAGTCTTTCTCCTGGGCATTGAAGGTATGAAGCCGTGTTATCATGTTGCTATACCACTATACCAATCCCATTTATGaagtcttgaattttctttaaaccTACTTAATTTTTCAGCACCCAAAACGCTTCAAATTCTTGAAATGCTTATTGTGTGCCTAACAATAGGAGTCCACGAGAGTGCCCAGAAAATACTGATGAAACTAGTGCAAAAAAGTGTAGTTTATTCCTTTCTCTTACTTACTATACTTCAGatgttaaaaggaaaaaagaattatCCATCTGTTCATATGTTATTGAGCTACTTCGAATAACTGTGTAAACTGGTTGTAGAGGAAATTATTGAACTAAGTTTTGCAAGTAGTGTGCAAAGTCTATTAACAAAGAAGTTCATTAGATCAGAGTCTAAAGTTGAGTTTTGTTGTTTGATTCTTGAAGTATAAAAGATCATATTTAAGTTGCCAAATAGTTCTGAGGCATCAGAAATGGAAGATGAATAGAGTGTGTTTGGCTGTacccaaaaactaaaaaatcatAAGTAAGAGTATCTTGCAGGTGTAACTATGATTGTTGGACAGGATTTTTGCAGCTGATACATACACACGATATGTTACaatctataaaaaaaaagaaaaaagtgtaTTTTGCAGGCTGCAGCTAATTGGAAGATCTCTTGCTTAATAAATTATTGTCTTTTTGTCTGCTTGGGCTTTATAATTTGCTTCACTCGCCTTATCCGAATGACTAATCTCTTTGTGATCTTTCCTTGAATTTCTTGTTTTCTGTTTAATGAGACAGAACCCTCActacttttatttctttttaccaATCTTCCCCTCTCCTTATCATCTTttgttggtatatatgtttgttacATCAGGTCTAGCCATCTCAGTTCTATTCTGGTATGCATATGCTACTAGCTTAGCTATAACAACTGCAGATATCTTTGAGATGCATCTTTCTATCCATAGCTTGCAACTCCTGTGGTTCCACGCTAATATGAAATCTCTCTTGTTTTGCTTTGTTTCTCTAAAATTGGTGCTAGACATTCTTGGGCTTCATGAATGGCAAGGCTCCAGGAACCATTTTGACTGATCAAAGTTTGTGGCTCAAAGAAGCAATTGCCACTGAAATGCCAAGAGTAAAACATGCATTTTGCATTTGGAATATAATTTCGAGGTTTTCAGATTGGTTTTCAACACTTCTCGGATCCCAATATGGTAATTGGAAGGCAGAGTTCCATCGCCTCTACAATTTACATTCGATTGAGGAATACGAAGTGGGATGGAATGAGATGGTTGAAACCTACCGGCTGGATGGAAATAAACACATTGTCAGTCTATATGCTTTACGTTCATACTGGGCGCTACCTTTTTTGAGATCTTTCTTCTTTGCTGGAATGACAAGTACAATTCAGTCAGAAACAATAAATACTTATATCCAGAGGTTTTTGAGTGCTCAATCTGCACTTGATAATTTTGTGGAGCAGGTGTGAGATTCACACTCACCTTTTGTTCTTAGCCAGTTTATTTATTACTCATTTAATTCTTCTTCAATTCGTTTGCTGATAACTGTACATATTGCAGGTTGCTCGGGTTGTAGATGCTAAAGATCAAGCAGGAGCAAAACATAAGGTACAGAGAAACGTTCAGAAGGTTCCCCTGAAAACAGGTTCACCAATAGAGTCTCATGCTGCAACTGTTCTTACACCATATGCCTTCTCAAAACTACAAGAGGAGCTTGTTTTGGCACCACAGTATGCATCACTGATGGTAGATGAAAGTTACTTCGTCGTGAGACACCATAAGGAAATAGATGGGGCTTACAAAGTACTCTGGGTTCCGCATGATGAGTTCATTAGCTGTAGCTGCCATAATTTTGAGTTTACTGGTATTCTCTGTAGGCACGTGCTTCGTGTTCTGTCAACTAACAACTGTTTTCACATTCCAGACCAATATCTGCCCATTCGCTGG
This portion of the Lycium ferocissimum isolate CSIRO_LF1 chromosome 1, AGI_CSIRO_Lferr_CH_V1, whole genome shotgun sequence genome encodes:
- the LOC132047498 gene encoding protein FAR1-RELATED SEQUENCE 11-like → MPEITNIAKEISENGTDSSQDDIGTVEEIPEDTILSRQTSVNLVPFIGQRFVSQDAAYEFYCSFAKQCGFSIRRHRTRGKDGVGRGITRRDFTCHRGGYPQLKPSEDGKLQRNRKSSRCGCQAFMRIVKRADVNVPEWRITGFSNVHNHELLKSTELQLIPAYCTMSPDDKSRICMFAKAGMSVRQMLRLMELEKGVKLGCLPFTEVDVRNLLQSFRNVDQDNDPIDLLKMCKEMKDKDPNFKYDYKIDCNNRLEHIAWSYASSMRLFEAFGDAIVFDTTHRLDAYDMLLGIWIGVDNHGSHCFFGCVLLRDENLQSFSWALKTFLGFMNGKAPGTILTDQSLWLKEAIATEMPRVKHAFCIWNIISRFSDWFSTLLGSQYGNWKAEFHRLYNLHSIEEYEVGWNEMVETYRLDGNKHIVSLYALRSYWALPFLRSFFFAGMTSTIQSETINTYIQRFLSAQSALDNFVEQVARVVDAKDQAGAKHKVQRNVQKVPLKTGSPIESHAATVLTPYAFSKLQEELVLAPQYASLMVDESYFVVRHHKEIDGAYKVLWVPHDEFISCSCHNFEFTGILCRHVLRVLSTNNCFHIPDQYLPIRWRELTSSLAKPTLFTLPSDNMGKVQLLQSMISTLITESVETEERLNVVCDEVSTVISRIKGFPTASNGGNAIAYESPSDSLILAEVEDSEGIGQSFTGNPHECINSGKLKERGSRDGLYLYGKRRRFSIPCCGQYDHDANDCPMMEDEDLNGDRLGFL